TGAAGGCAGCATACCCATTGCTTAGTTCTTTATTATGCTCTTTGCGGGTTGTTTCTATTTCTTTTAATCGCTCTAATCTTTCGGTCATATTGTTAAGGATGACTTCTGTTTTGGTTTCGTTTTCACAACCAAGAATAAAGGTTTCGATAAGGTTTGTAGCCTTGAGCTTCCCGCCAAGAATTAATCCTTCATTTTGATTACATAAAATAGAATTATTAACAGAAATTTGAGCGTTAATGATATGTCTATGAATTGTTAGACTATCCCCTGCTTCTGCAGCCCCACCATCAATAAAAGGGATGGTAATATTACCTCCGGCTATAAGAGAACCTTCTTCACCAAGAATTTTACCGCCGACACAAACGATACTTCCTTTTGCACAGACTTTTGCTTGATGAACAGATCCACGGATTTCTAAATTTTTTTCGGTGTTTACAGAAAAGCCTGAATTTATATCTCCAAGCACTAATACGTCTCCTGGGTAATCAATGTTCCCAGTGGACAAGTCGATGTTTTTAACTTCAAACAAAGATAAGATACTTAGCTTATTATTTTTTAGAATAGGATGCCCTGATTTTAATGACCTAAAAAAAAGGTCATCTTCAGAATATTGTATTGTCGCATCAGCAAAAAGTGGGACAAACTTTCCTTCAATCGCTGGAATGGTTTCCCCAGTAACAGTTGTTCCCTCAATTCCCGGAGTAGGAGGGATCATTTTTGCTATTTTATCACCTTCAAGAACATGTTCAATTGGACCTTTATTGTAGTAATCGAGAGAATCATCTTCTCGCCTTAAGGGTTCTCTTTCTATAAAAGGAGTTGTGTTGAAATAAAAAACAGTGCTTGAGTCACTTCCGTTTTCTGCGGGAATCCCTTGTGCTATTAGGTGTTTAAGTGATTTGTGATCCTGTGATGACAAGAGGGTTAGAGCCTCTTCTTTAATTCCAAAAGTAATATTATGGGCTTGTAGTAAGTTTTTTATGCTTTCCTCGTCTATAGGATCATGTATATCTTGAAGAACGATGAATGCTTCTAGTTTATCATCGGAAATCTTAATGGTTGGTGTATGGGTTTGATCCATTATAGTGTTTCCTTAATGGTTAGCATACTTTCTATAGTAAATAATTTGCCATAGAAATACAAGACAGCTAGCTATTGAGATTAGTAGTATTTTTTAAAATATTTCTTTGTATAACTCATAAATACCTTGTTTTTTTTCGGAAGAAAAGGGAATGACCTTGTTTTTCCCTGCAAATTCTTCAACTTTTCTAAGTTTTTTTACGAATTCAGATTGTTTTATTTTGTCAATTTTATTGGCAAGAACAATAATATTTCTGTTGCTTTCCTTAAAGTAATTTAACATGGCCACATCGCTTTCAGTTGGACCAACATGCGCATCTACAATTAGAACAACT
This genomic window from Candidatus Margulisiibacteriota bacterium contains:
- a CDS encoding FapA family protein, translating into MDQTHTPTIKISDDKLEAFIVLQDIHDPIDEESIKNLLQAHNITFGIKEEALTLLSSQDHKSLKHLIAQGIPAENGSDSSTVFYFNTTPFIEREPLRREDDSLDYYNKGPIEHVLEGDKIAKMIPPTPGIEGTTVTGETIPAIEGKFVPLFADATIQYSEDDLFFRSLKSGHPILKNNKLSILSLFEVKNIDLSTGNIDYPGDVLVLGDINSGFSVNTEKNLEIRGSVHQAKVCAKGSIVCVGGKILGEEGSLIAGGNITIPFIDGGAAEAGDSLTIHRHIINAQISVNNSILCNQNEGLILGGKLKATNLIETFILGCENETKTEVILNNMTERLERLKEIETTRKEHNKELSNGYAAFKKLEKLIKNKNFTNNMNEQSYKALNTYKQMLDRREKMQQELKDQQKEKEEISTSLKFGASPELYVYGTVFPKTFITINNSRIIIKNALANIKFTAFNNEIQIYSLKEEEENIEKEEENNERT